A stretch of Deltaproteobacteria bacterium DNA encodes these proteins:
- the lepA gene encoding elongation factor 4 translates to MKMKNIRNFSIIAHIDHGKSTLADRLLEFTGAISEREKQDQFLDKLELERERGITIKAQSVRLCYKAKDGQDYILNLIDTPGHVDFHYEVSRSLAACEGAILVVDSSQGIQAQTLANVYVAIENNLEIFPVLNKIDLPAANPARVKKEIEEVIGLDTTYAVEASAKTGLGTEQILENIIKVFPPPQGNPDGPLQALIFDSWFDAYQGVVVLVRLMHGTLRKGDTVLFMATDKKYTLDKLGVFSPYPVEIASLGPGEVGFFTAAIKDIHDIKIGDTVTLANNTCGHALPGFKEVKPMVFCGIYPTDSADYEDLRSSLEKLRLNDSSFQYEPETSLALGFGFRCGFLGLLHMEIIQERLEREYNLSLISTAPTVIYQVHTLQGEVIMIDNPAKIPGAQEIASIEEPFIRAKIHIPTEYIGAILQLCESRRGVQIKMDYLTPEHLMIEYELPLSEIVFDFYDKLKSLSKGYASFDYELTGFKSGDLVKLNILINGDPVDALSVVVHQEKAFYRGRELVEKLRQLIPRQQFEVAIQAAIGSRIVARETVKPLRKNVLAKCYGGDITRKRKLLEKQKEGKKRMKQVGAVEIPQEAFLAALKID, encoded by the coding sequence ATCAAGATGAAGAATATAAGAAATTTTTCCATCATTGCGCATATCGATCACGGCAAGTCTACCTTGGCGGATCGTCTATTGGAATTTACCGGCGCTATTAGCGAGCGGGAAAAGCAAGATCAATTTTTAGATAAATTAGAATTAGAGCGGGAACGGGGCATTACCATTAAAGCCCAGTCGGTGCGGCTTTGCTATAAAGCTAAAGATGGCCAAGATTATATTTTGAATTTGATTGATACCCCAGGGCACGTGGATTTTCATTACGAAGTGTCTCGTTCGTTGGCAGCCTGTGAAGGTGCGATTTTAGTGGTGGATTCCTCGCAAGGGATTCAGGCCCAGACCTTGGCTAATGTTTATGTGGCGATCGAAAACAATTTAGAAATATTTCCGGTTTTAAATAAAATTGATTTACCTGCCGCAAATCCAGCTCGAGTTAAAAAAGAGATTGAAGAGGTGATTGGGCTCGATACCACCTATGCAGTGGAGGCCAGTGCCAAAACCGGTTTAGGCACAGAACAAATTTTAGAAAATATTATTAAAGTGTTTCCTCCTCCCCAAGGTAACCCGGATGGGCCTTTGCAAGCTTTGATTTTTGATTCTTGGTTTGATGCTTATCAAGGAGTTGTGGTGTTGGTGCGATTGATGCACGGTACCTTACGTAAGGGAGACACCGTTCTTTTCATGGCAACCGATAAGAAATATACCCTAGATAAGTTGGGAGTATTTTCTCCGTACCCGGTTGAGATTGCAAGCCTGGGGCCTGGCGAAGTTGGGTTTTTTACAGCGGCGATTAAAGATATTCACGATATTAAAATTGGCGATACCGTTACCTTGGCGAACAACACCTGCGGACATGCCTTGCCGGGTTTTAAAGAAGTAAAGCCCATGGTGTTTTGTGGGATTTATCCTACCGATTCAGCAGATTATGAAGACCTGCGCAGTTCGTTAGAAAAATTGCGTCTCAATGATTCGAGTTTTCAATATGAACCCGAAACTTCACTTGCCTTGGGTTTTGGCTTTCGCTGTGGTTTTTTGGGTCTCTTGCATATGGAGATCATTCAAGAAAGATTAGAGCGAGAATATAATCTTAGTTTAATTTCCACCGCGCCTACCGTCATTTATCAGGTGCATACCCTACAGGGCGAAGTGATCATGATTGATAACCCTGCTAAAATCCCTGGGGCCCAAGAAATTGCTAGCATTGAAGAGCCTTTTATTCGGGCCAAGATTCATATCCCCACCGAATATATTGGGGCTATTTTGCAATTATGTGAGTCGAGACGGGGTGTGCAAATTAAAATGGATTATCTTACCCCTGAGCATCTCATGATTGAATATGAATTGCCGCTTAGCGAAATCGTGTTTGATTTTTATGATAAGTTGAAAAGTCTTTCGAAGGGTTATGCCTCTTTTGATTATGAATTAACTGGTTTTAAATCGGGGGATTTGGTGAAACTCAATATTCTTATCAATGGGGACCCGGTCGATGCACTTTCGGTGGTGGTGCATCAAGAAAAGGCCTTTTATCGTGGGCGCGAATTGGTAGAAAAATTGCGTCAACTAATTCCGCGCCAACAGTTTGAAGTGGCTATTCAGGCGGCCATAGGGTCGCGCATTGTGGCCCGTGAAACGGTGAAGCCTTTGCGGAAAAATGTGTTAGCAAAATGTTATGGGGGTGATATAACCCGCAAACGCAAGTTACTTGAGAAACAGAAGGAAGGGAAGAAGCGGATGAAGCAAGTAGGGGCGGTGGAGATTCCGCAAGAAGCTTTTTTGGCAGCTTTGAAAATAGATTAA
- a CDS encoding ribbon-helix-helix domain-containing protein, giving the protein MNKKISTTVYITEEQNQKLKKLSQKTKVPVAEYIRQGVDIVLENHKADLPGEQLGLYDKILKQ; this is encoded by the coding sequence ATGAATAAAAAAATTTCGACGACCGTTTATATTACGGAAGAACAAAATCAAAAATTGAAAAAATTGAGTCAAAAAACCAAGGTGCCGGTGGCGGAATATATTCGGCAGGGGGTTGACATTGTTTTAGAGAATCATAAGGCAGATCTACCCGGTGAACAATTAGGCTTGTACGATAAAATTTTAAAGCAATAA
- a CDS encoding SPOR domain-containing protein: MEEKYPIHFSFSQFILLMSVGVVLLIFVFLMGAKFGAGIFSNSQEMVAHSELEGLKPDQPVIPKNKLSSNEGSSELGQSAGFGMEVNPANEAVTDSANIAVAKQVQSPLQKTNTMVRIKSSTDSIFSLEIDSISNETQAAAELEQWKRKGYPTYLALEQISGQQIYKIRVGSFGDRQDAEGYANRLREKEGVEVKIVQAE, from the coding sequence ATGGAAGAAAAATATCCTATTCATTTTTCCTTTAGCCAATTCATTTTATTGATGAGTGTCGGCGTTGTGCTGCTCATTTTTGTTTTTTTGATGGGAGCCAAGTTTGGCGCAGGAATTTTTTCTAATTCTCAAGAGATGGTCGCTCATTCAGAATTAGAAGGTCTAAAACCCGATCAACCGGTTATTCCAAAAAATAAATTAAGCAGCAACGAAGGGAGCTCTGAGCTGGGGCAAAGTGCCGGGTTTGGGATGGAAGTTAATCCAGCAAATGAAGCCGTGACCGATAGTGCCAATATTGCCGTGGCCAAACAAGTGCAGTCGCCTTTGCAAAAAACAAACACCATGGTGAGAATTAAATCTTCCACCGATTCGATTTTTTCTTTAGAGATCGATTCGATTTCAAACGAAACCCAGGCTGCAGCAGAATTAGAACAATGGAAACGCAAAGGTTACCCAACCTATTTGGCGTTAGAACAAATCAGTGGGCAACAAATTTATAAAATTAGAGTGGGCAGTTTTGGTGATCGGCAAGATGCCGAAGGTTATGCCAATCGTTTGCGCGAAAAAGAGGGTGTTGAGGTAAAGATTGTTCAAGCCGAATAA
- a CDS encoding arginine--tRNA ligase — MKLFLKKLILKHGASLGLNSLNDFEVEIPKVPSHGDYSTNVAMQVARATKQSPRILAQSLVESLKQESDYLSRVEIAGPGFINFFINPTGYHIALKALESANGINLPNLGQGKSVLIEFVSANPTGPMHIGHGRNAVVGDVLARVFAAMRYRVQREFYINDHGAQIQTLGKSGAHYLARLQGKTLDNNLPTDVYQGEYLETLVKKYQLELEKLNDDQAMGKLLSKDLLAAIQQTLAKLRVHFDDYFSESKLYESKAIDQVLKLLKEKGFLYESEGALWFRSTDLGDDKDRVLVKKDGTYTYLTPDIAYHKDKFDRHYDLYINVLGADHGGYLERVRASLQALGYDPNQLKFLLMQLVNLMEGDVQKKMSKRKGTVVTLEEVLTEVGVDATRFFLVMRSHHQTLDFDLELAKQQSSENPVYYVQYAYARLFSILNKASESGLSLNPTPPPLGALNLPEEMELIQKMLSLEDILQEVVANLEPHRVTFYLMDLAKSFQAYYTKGKSDARYRVLGQASEVSLAKLYLVKVLRDTFKQGLDLLGVSAPERM, encoded by the coding sequence ATGAAGTTATTCTTAAAAAAACTCATTTTAAAACATGGTGCAAGTTTAGGGTTAAATAGCCTTAATGATTTTGAAGTGGAAATTCCCAAAGTGCCAAGTCATGGCGATTATTCCACCAATGTAGCCATGCAAGTAGCCAGAGCCACGAAACAATCTCCTAGAATTTTGGCCCAAAGCTTAGTTGAAAGCCTCAAACAAGAATCTGATTATTTAAGCCGAGTTGAAATAGCTGGCCCTGGTTTTATTAATTTTTTTATTAACCCCACCGGTTATCACATTGCTCTCAAAGCATTAGAGAGCGCTAACGGAATTAACTTGCCTAACTTAGGGCAGGGGAAATCGGTATTGATTGAGTTTGTCAGTGCCAATCCCACCGGGCCTATGCATATTGGCCATGGTCGTAATGCGGTGGTGGGAGATGTGTTGGCCCGAGTATTTGCGGCGATGAGGTATCGCGTGCAACGGGAATTTTATATTAATGATCATGGGGCCCAGATTCAAACCCTAGGTAAATCAGGGGCTCATTATTTGGCACGTTTGCAAGGCAAAACCTTAGATAATAATTTACCCACTGATGTTTATCAGGGAGAATATTTAGAAACATTGGTGAAAAAATATCAGCTTGAGCTTGAAAAATTAAACGATGATCAAGCCATGGGGAAATTATTGAGTAAAGATTTGCTGGCGGCCATCCAACAAACCCTGGCAAAATTGCGGGTTCATTTCGACGATTACTTTTCAGAAAGTAAGCTTTATGAATCAAAGGCCATTGATCAAGTGTTAAAGCTGTTGAAGGAAAAGGGTTTTTTATATGAATCTGAAGGCGCCTTATGGTTTCGTTCAACCGATTTGGGTGATGATAAAGATAGGGTGCTCGTTAAAAAAGATGGAACTTATACTTATTTAACCCCCGACATTGCTTATCACAAAGATAAATTTGACCGGCATTATGACCTGTATATTAATGTGTTGGGGGCCGACCATGGTGGTTATTTAGAAAGAGTTAGGGCAAGCTTGCAGGCCTTGGGTTACGACCCTAATCAGTTAAAATTTTTGCTCATGCAATTGGTTAATTTAATGGAAGGGGATGTGCAAAAAAAGATGAGCAAACGCAAGGGAACGGTGGTCACCTTAGAGGAAGTTTTGACAGAAGTAGGGGTTGATGCCACGCGATTTTTTTTGGTGATGCGTTCTCATCATCAAACGCTGGATTTTGATTTGGAGCTGGCTAAACAGCAATCGAGCGAAAATCCGGTTTATTACGTGCAATATGCCTATGCTAGGCTTTTCTCTATTTTAAATAAGGCAAGCGAGTCAGGGCTATCTTTAAACCCTACCCCCCCACCTTTAGGTGCCTTAAACCTACCCGAAGAGATGGAACTTATCCAAAAAATGCTATCTTTAGAGGATATTTTGCAAGAAGTGGTGGCAAATCTTGAGCCCCACCGAGTTACATTCTATTTAATGGACCTTGCGAAATCTTTTCAGGCCTACTATACGAAGGGGAAAAGCGATGCTCGCTATCGAGTTTTAGGTCAAGCGAGTGAAGTGAGTTTAGCCAAACTTTATTTAGTCAAAGTGTTGCGAGACACCTTTAAGCAGGGCCTGGATTTGTTAGGGGTTTCGGCGCCTGAGAGGATGTAG
- a CDS encoding insulinase family protein, with the protein MNRSARADIVQTLSSKQVENWAPPNVEVIPLKNGIKLFLLEDKELPIVTGKLWLRAGDIYDPANLLGTASLTASLLRLGGAGADSPDVFNAKLEDLAASIGVEVFSEYSTVSFKTLSQDLAPTLELFFTMLQNPKMDESRLEILKAKAIDQIKRQNDLPGPIASREFKKMIYGQDNIWARTSTQEMIKAIKREDLMAFFKKYYVPNQINLAIAGNFKKSQVLALIHKHTSAWAKSEAPLPELAGVQRHYTPGKFFIDKQADQATLVVGHFGDKRDNPDKFALILLNYILGGETLTSRLGVDIRSTQGLAYAIYSSFGLDRDYGIFRVVAQTKVESAGLVIQSIMDHLQHIREPGNIQAPELAAAKAAFLNSLFSSYEPKFNIVAEEARFDFLGYPPHYLQIFAEKIKAVTLSDLQRVAKDYLRPEGLKILVVGDGAKLNSLIRKQEWQIIPLDKGS; encoded by the coding sequence ATGAATCGTTCCGCGCGGGCGGATATTGTTCAGACCTTATCGAGTAAGCAAGTTGAGAACTGGGCGCCGCCTAATGTCGAGGTGATTCCGCTTAAGAATGGGATCAAACTGTTTTTACTCGAAGATAAAGAATTGCCCATTGTGACGGGTAAATTATGGTTAAGGGCTGGGGATATTTATGACCCTGCAAATCTGTTAGGCACAGCGAGTTTAACGGCTAGCTTATTGCGCCTGGGTGGGGCAGGGGCCGATTCTCCCGATGTCTTTAATGCCAAATTAGAAGACCTGGCCGCTTCGATTGGAGTGGAAGTTTTTTCGGAATATAGCACAGTTAGTTTCAAAACTTTAAGCCAAGATTTAGCCCCCACCTTAGAGCTTTTCTTTACCATGTTGCAAAATCCAAAAATGGATGAAAGCAGGTTAGAAATTTTAAAAGCCAAGGCGATTGATCAAATCAAACGGCAGAATGATTTGCCTGGCCCCATTGCTAGCCGGGAATTTAAAAAAATGATTTATGGTCAAGATAATATTTGGGCAAGAACATCCACGCAAGAAATGATTAAAGCCATTAAGCGCGAAGACTTAATGGCCTTCTTTAAGAAATATTATGTGCCTAATCAAATCAATTTGGCCATTGCGGGTAATTTTAAAAAGAGCCAGGTGTTGGCCCTGATTCATAAACATACCAGCGCTTGGGCAAAGAGCGAAGCTCCATTGCCTGAGCTAGCCGGCGTGCAGCGTCATTATACTCCGGGCAAATTTTTTATTGATAAACAGGCCGATCAAGCCACCCTGGTGGTGGGGCATTTTGGCGACAAACGAGATAATCCAGATAAATTTGCCCTCATCCTTTTAAACTATATTTTAGGAGGCGAAACCTTGACCTCTCGTTTGGGGGTAGATATTCGTTCAACTCAAGGGCTGGCTTATGCCATTTATAGTAGCTTTGGGTTAGATCGTGATTATGGAATTTTTAGAGTGGTTGCTCAAACCAAGGTTGAAAGTGCTGGCCTGGTTATTCAATCGATTATGGATCATCTCCAGCATATTCGGGAGCCGGGCAATATTCAGGCCCCAGAATTAGCGGCGGCCAAGGCGGCCTTTCTTAATAGTCTTTTTTCGAGTTATGAACCCAAGTTTAATATTGTGGCCGAAGAAGCTCGCTTTGATTTTTTAGGGTACCCACCTCATTATTTGCAAATCTTTGCAGAAAAAATTAAGGCCGTCACTTTATCAGACTTACAAAGAGTGGCGAAAGACTACCTGCGCCCGGAAGGTTTAAAAATTTTGGTGGTAGGGGATGGGGCTAAACTCAATTCACTCATCCGTAAGCAAGAGTGGCAAATCATACCGCTTGATAAGGGTTCATGA
- a CDS encoding insulinase family protein has translation MSIIFKFPQKIILFLAAALVFGSACVQRTPEMSLDIPVHKVTLPNGMRFLIVHREGAPIFTGYIRVGVGGYDEPMGKTGIAHLLEHMAFKGTPEIGTTDYQAEAKYLAELETIAQALKTADSKQKPKLLKQFEAVRSKANEFVIKEAFSKIYNQNGGDDLNATTSQDVTSYFVSLPNSKLELWAYLESSRLKDSVFREFYAERDVVLEERRMRVDDSPFGAAYEAFLDLAFDKSPYQYPTIGFAKDVANLTATDLYQFYHEYYIPSNIVGAVVGNVDVGETEKILQKYFGEIPSPKSKPEIKVEPEEFQARYKVLYQDSNPFMMIGFPKPTLPHPDDYAFDLLDQVICGGLTSHFYQRLVIQEKLVNSLECDSSTPGVRAQNLYFIYASLLPGHEGQEVLKALYDELNKITHEGINPQAIERARKNLLAGIFYGLEQNSELASILSFYELLAGDWKYLIEHPQKIKSLQASDLQKIISTYLKPERAIVVEVKKK, from the coding sequence ATGTCAATAATCTTTAAGTTCCCCCAAAAGATAATTTTATTTTTGGCAGCCGCTTTGGTTTTTGGCTCAGCTTGTGTGCAACGTACGCCCGAGATGAGCTTGGATATTCCCGTGCATAAAGTCACTCTACCCAACGGGATGCGTTTTCTGATTGTGCATCGCGAAGGGGCGCCCATCTTTACAGGTTATATTCGAGTGGGAGTTGGGGGTTATGATGAACCTATGGGTAAAACGGGCATTGCACATTTGTTAGAGCACATGGCCTTTAAAGGAACTCCTGAAATTGGTACGACAGATTACCAGGCAGAGGCAAAATATTTAGCCGAGTTAGAAACCATTGCCCAAGCTCTTAAAACCGCCGACTCAAAACAAAAACCAAAGTTGCTCAAACAGTTTGAAGCAGTGCGAAGCAAGGCCAATGAATTTGTCATCAAAGAAGCCTTTTCTAAGATTTACAACCAGAATGGTGGCGATGATCTTAATGCGACCACTAGTCAAGATGTCACCAGCTATTTTGTGTCTTTACCCAATAGCAAATTAGAGCTGTGGGCCTATTTAGAATCGAGTCGCTTAAAAGATTCGGTGTTTCGAGAATTTTATGCAGAACGCGATGTGGTGTTAGAAGAACGTCGTATGCGAGTAGACGATAGCCCGTTTGGGGCCGCCTACGAAGCCTTTTTAGATTTGGCCTTTGATAAAAGCCCTTATCAATATCCCACCATTGGTTTTGCTAAAGATGTGGCAAATCTCACCGCCACCGATCTTTATCAATTTTACCATGAATATTATATTCCAAGTAACATCGTAGGGGCGGTGGTGGGTAATGTTGATGTGGGAGAAACAGAAAAGATTTTACAAAAATATTTTGGAGAAATTCCTTCTCCAAAATCAAAACCCGAAATAAAAGTAGAACCTGAAGAATTTCAGGCTCGATACAAAGTTTTATACCAAGATTCTAATCCCTTTATGATGATTGGGTTCCCCAAGCCCACCTTGCCGCATCCTGATGATTATGCCTTTGACCTCCTCGATCAAGTCATCTGTGGCGGCCTTACCTCCCATTTTTATCAACGTTTAGTGATTCAAGAAAAATTGGTGAATAGTTTGGAGTGCGACAGTTCAACCCCAGGGGTGAGGGCGCAAAATTTATATTTTATTTATGCCTCTTTATTGCCAGGCCATGAAGGCCAAGAAGTATTAAAGGCCTTATATGACGAGTTAAATAAGATCACTCATGAAGGGATTAACCCCCAAGCCATTGAGCGGGCTCGAAAAAATTTATTAGCAGGGATTTTTTATGGCTTAGAACAAAACAGCGAATTAGCCAGCATATTGAGTTTTTATGAGCTATTAGCGGGTGACTGGAAATATTTGATTGAACATCCGCAGAAGATTAAATCGTTACAGGCTAGCGATTTACAGAAAATCATTTCAACTTATCTAAAACCCGAACGAGCGATTGTGGTTGAGGTAAAGAAAAAATGA
- a CDS encoding serine/threonine protein kinase, whose protein sequence is MVRPTKLPRQFGRYLLTELVASGGMAEIYKASIQGADGFEKDLVIKCILPMWSGQHEFIEMFIDEAKIVAQLNHPNIVQVYELNQVEGVYYIAMEYVDGLDLRSLQTLLVKQGRNILPEIATYIISEALLGLGHAHEKKNKLNQPLHIIHRDISPQNILLSHLGEVKVGDFGIALALERGHETQTGVLKGKYAYMSPEQAEGANLDARADLFSLGIVFYELLFQEKPFGSGNGLAVLNRAKNGVIPWPKSFSRLPILLQNTLKRALEPNRDQRYRSTEEFRKDLQRIYHVTREDCRSFLESMQHSKVPILSTPDAVTTALPDPQTELLSAATRTVFLAETEHIFVEKKSPEIFNQQTPKGFKITPRGWIGALVGLGILSLSGLSFFYSNHSTSNSTSVPSEVVVEEEEDLTQKQRLDSMQQPLIVRPTLVSEPAKEKPKLGGISINAVPWGMVSISGVANQVETPFRKQGLKPGQYVIRVMHGPTQQSSKGTVVVSDGRTSKCYVNFEKSSQLICQ, encoded by the coding sequence ATGGTTAGGCCCACTAAACTTCCCCGTCAATTTGGTCGTTATTTACTCACTGAACTTGTGGCCAGTGGTGGTATGGCAGAAATTTACAAAGCATCTATTCAAGGGGCGGATGGTTTTGAAAAAGATTTAGTGATTAAATGCATTCTGCCCATGTGGTCAGGGCAACATGAATTTATTGAAATGTTCATTGATGAAGCAAAAATTGTTGCTCAGCTCAATCATCCTAATATTGTTCAGGTGTATGAACTCAATCAAGTAGAGGGTGTTTATTACATTGCCATGGAATATGTGGATGGCTTGGATCTTCGCAGCTTGCAAACTTTGTTGGTGAAGCAAGGCAGGAACATTCTCCCTGAGATTGCAACTTATATCATTAGTGAGGCCTTGCTGGGGCTGGGCCATGCTCACGAGAAAAAAAATAAATTAAACCAACCGCTCCATATTATTCATCGCGATATCAGCCCACAAAATATTTTGCTCTCTCATTTGGGTGAGGTGAAAGTAGGTGATTTTGGGATTGCCTTGGCCCTCGAGCGTGGCCATGAAACTCAAACCGGAGTGCTTAAAGGCAAATATGCTTACATGTCGCCTGAACAAGCCGAGGGGGCAAACCTTGATGCGCGGGCTGACCTTTTTTCGTTGGGGATTGTGTTTTATGAATTACTTTTTCAAGAAAAACCTTTTGGCTCGGGGAACGGGCTGGCGGTTTTAAATAGGGCCAAAAATGGAGTTATTCCTTGGCCCAAAAGCTTTTCGCGATTACCGATTTTACTTCAAAACACCCTCAAACGAGCTCTAGAGCCCAACCGCGATCAACGTTATCGTAGTACAGAAGAATTTCGCAAAGACTTGCAACGTATTTATCATGTGACGAGAGAAGACTGCCGATCGTTTTTAGAATCAATGCAACATTCCAAGGTGCCAATCCTATCAACACCCGATGCTGTCACCACAGCTCTCCCTGACCCACAAACCGAACTTCTGTCAGCGGCTACCCGAACCGTTTTTTTAGCCGAGACCGAACATATTTTCGTTGAAAAAAAGTCTCCTGAAATTTTTAACCAGCAAACACCCAAGGGTTTTAAAATAACTCCAAGAGGATGGATTGGCGCGCTGGTAGGTTTGGGAATATTAAGCTTAAGTGGTTTATCTTTTTTTTACTCCAACCACTCTACTTCTAATTCTACTTCTGTTCCGAGTGAGGTTGTAGTAGAAGAGGAAGAAGATTTAACCCAAAAGCAAAGGCTTGATTCGATGCAGCAACCTCTTATTGTAAGACCAACCTTGGTTTCCGAACCAGCAAAAGAAAAACCTAAGTTGGGTGGGATTAGTATTAATGCAGTGCCGTGGGGGATGGTGTCAATTTCAGGGGTGGCTAATCAAGTTGAAACGCCATTTCGCAAACAAGGTTTAAAACCAGGGCAGTATGTCATCCGTGTCATGCATGGCCCTACTCAGCAAAGCTCGAAAGGCACGGTTGTCGTGAGTGATGGTAGAACCTCAAAGTGTTATGTGAATTTTGAAAAATCTTCCCAATTAATATGTCAATAA
- a CDS encoding rRNA pseudouridine synthase, with product MAERIQKILSQAGIASRREAEKLILQGQVRVNGLLVKDLGFKVDLSKDQLVVRGKKILLPSSKLYFAYYKPRGVIVSKKDEWGRKAWADLLKLPKEVNAVGRLDKDSEGLLLLTSDGALLQQLTHPRYEVPKVYRVQVTPGPRQALQQALEQGVSLDGKPCRALEVKIGILGKPDWIELTLLEGRNREIRRMLELFDYQVKRLIRIKHGKIALGNMEPGELKTLTQEQVKQLKGK from the coding sequence GTGGCAGAGCGTATTCAAAAAATACTTTCTCAAGCGGGGATTGCTTCGCGACGTGAGGCGGAGAAGTTGATTTTACAGGGGCAGGTGCGGGTTAATGGGTTATTAGTAAAAGATTTGGGGTTCAAAGTTGATTTGTCAAAAGATCAACTCGTGGTGCGTGGTAAAAAAATTCTTCTTCCTTCATCCAAACTTTATTTTGCTTATTATAAACCGAGAGGTGTGATTGTTAGTAAAAAAGATGAGTGGGGCAGAAAAGCTTGGGCGGATTTACTTAAATTACCCAAAGAGGTCAATGCCGTTGGGCGATTAGATAAAGATTCTGAAGGCCTTTTGCTGTTAACCAGCGATGGGGCATTATTGCAACAGCTTACTCACCCGCGCTATGAAGTCCCTAAAGTTTATCGAGTGCAGGTGACCCCAGGCCCTCGTCAAGCATTGCAACAGGCTTTAGAACAAGGGGTAAGCTTGGATGGGAAACCGTGCCGGGCTTTGGAAGTTAAAATTGGAATTTTAGGTAAGCCGGATTGGATTGAATTAACTTTGTTAGAAGGAAGAAATCGCGAGATTCGTCGGATGCTTGAGTTATTTGATTATCAGGTTAAACGGTTGATTCGGATTAAGCATGGGAAGATAGCATTAGGTAATATGGAGCCGGGGGAGCTTAAGACATTAACTCAAGAACAAGTGAAACAGTTAAAGGGCAAATAA
- the scpB gene encoding SMC-Scp complex subunit ScpB — translation MIAQENLAQILESLIFAAREPLTVNQMVEVVQRGMEAATDAALDGALTAEEQLATKQQLEEEKIGKAEVKTALDALFEKYRRAGEYGIELVEVAGGFQFRTKPDLAPWIKLLFKPSPTKLSKPAMETLAIIAYRQPLTRVEVESMRGVDSGAVLKTLLEKDLVKVVGKKDDIGKPALYGTTTYFLELFNLNSIKDIPSLRDLEEIEQEFKAQASQESLSLANYQEDTSPEDLEMRLLHLEKAEQEEVLELEDKLNELRKLEKDMFPPDKDSTKVD, via the coding sequence ATGATAGCCCAAGAAAATTTAGCACAGATCTTGGAAAGTTTAATTTTTGCGGCGCGTGAACCTTTGACGGTGAATCAGATGGTCGAGGTGGTTCAACGTGGTATGGAGGCGGCCACCGATGCAGCGCTCGATGGGGCTTTGACTGCCGAAGAACAGTTGGCAACCAAGCAACAATTAGAAGAAGAAAAAATCGGTAAGGCTGAAGTAAAAACAGCTTTAGATGCTTTGTTCGAAAAGTATCGTAGGGCTGGTGAATATGGCATTGAGTTGGTTGAAGTTGCAGGAGGGTTTCAATTTCGCACCAAACCTGACTTGGCGCCATGGATTAAGTTGTTATTCAAACCTTCCCCCACCAAATTATCGAAACCTGCCATGGAAACATTGGCGATCATTGCCTATCGGCAACCCTTGACTCGAGTAGAAGTAGAATCAATGCGCGGGGTTGATTCTGGGGCGGTGTTAAAAACTTTATTAGAAAAAGATTTGGTAAAGGTGGTGGGTAAAAAAGACGATATTGGCAAACCGGCCCTTTATGGCACCACAACTTATTTTTTAGAGCTGTTTAATTTGAATAGCATTAAAGATATTCCTAGTTTGAGAGATTTAGAAGAAATCGAACAAGAATTTAAAGCCCAGGCCAGCCAAGAGAGTTTGTCTCTTGCCAATTATCAAGAAGATACTTCGCCAGAAGATTTAGAGATGCGTTTGTTGCATTTAGAAAAAGCAGAGCAAGAAGAAGTGCTGGAGCTAGAAGACAAGCTTAATGAATTGCGCAAACTAGAAAAAGATATGTTCCCCCCCGACAAAGATTCTACAAAAGTTGATTAA